In one Drosophila pseudoobscura strain MV-25-SWS-2005 chromosome X, UCI_Dpse_MV25, whole genome shotgun sequence genomic region, the following are encoded:
- the sdt gene encoding uncharacterized protein sdt isoform X3, with the protein MQGNSSRSTLSAQSSGTPSASTISSSQGKQQVVELSGYVIILVENVEGKIKLYGSPPDRDNLEVGDEILEVNGLSLENISRTEVIRHIHDCIKSCTICLRVRKKNDSRLAWDIGNSVQDAFVIAVEEHARERLQRLAALNRVTPVDITQLSKKLLDDVIVHQSSDVHAYNTNVATANSSNNRSQQQQQQLLSAAYEQQQQQLLQQQQQQLQHSPTSSISIGRTELLLGDQSLRQDSSRNRRRSGSSIVVLDGDDLKPCLPDDYISGQHHHLQQQQQHQQHPHQQQQQQQQQQQQQHYRTHSSDIREIDQEMLTMLSVNQDNGPHREMAVDCPDTFIARNKTPPRYPPPRPPQKHKTTKKNTNTTTTKNTTTTTISTFHNDDHANKLLIVAYHSSHRHEQQQQQQPQPQQQHKHHHQHTSTIVATIDDDVATQNLYNQKQQNKLEQIENYENCLQSEQQPPQPQQQTAGAVAATTTTTATNTTTQVAEQQTPCNNKMQQKTTSNSSNNNSGSGSGNGSSNMTDDFLCVVDGGLYRSQDSGSPTSTGTFDEVLSKHTLDSFGSIAYRHLHQQQPQQQQQQQQATSNGNSNSSGCGSGTTATPSKGQTPVDDQTLASSNTCHTSNTSNSNSLNSSNSSMHTSNSSTSHIASAASSSLTAPTSISNSNSSSGDSNGSSSTVPDDLSLAPPGYEPVVALLPPLPPMTKHRELPVDVPDSFIEIVKTPPRYPPPAHLSSRGSLLSNGSASTAQTTLSSLPPAPVAAVGPATAAVAATATATAAGGGGGSVSGIGGDAKRVSDELNGNVKPVPPPRDHLRVEKDGRLVNCSPAPQLPDRRAAGNGNGSSGSHSQQHHLQQLHHQQQQQHLHHQQQQQQIAQIVEPTLEQLDSIKKYQEQLRRRREEEERIAQQNEFLRNSLRGSRKLKALQDSATPGKAIAMAQQQQPAPTGLAAMPLPAGVENEAYLPDEDQAQPQLQPQPEQIDGYGELIAALTRLQSQLSKSGLSTLAGRVSAAHSVLASASVAHVLAARTAVLQRRRPRVSGPLHHNALGLQKDIVELLTQSNTAAAIELGNLLTSHEMEGLLLAHDRIANHTDGTPSPTPTPTPAGGLGSMSGASSPVLAAKRAAMAGGVVVPPPVVPVPSTLAQRGAMPLPRGESPPPPPLPMPMPMAMPMSACFGTLNDQNDNIRIIQIEKSTEPLGATVRNEGEAVVIGRIVRGGAAEKSGLLHEGDEILEVNGQELRGKTVNEVCALLGAMQGTLTFLIVPAGSPPSGGLGGLGLPGSLAGSGGPGSGLGAHRDTAVLHVRAHFDYDPEDDLYIPCRELGISFQKGDVLHVISREDPNWWQAYREGEEDQTLAGLIPSQSFQHQRETMKLAIAEEAGLARSRGKDGASSKGATLLCARKGRKKKKKASSEAGYPLYATTAPDETDPEEILTYEEVALYYPRATHKRPIVLIGPPNIGRHELRQRLMADSERFSAAVPHTSRARREGEVPGVDYHFITRQAFEADILARRFVEHGEYEKAYYGTSLEAIRTVVASGKICVLNLHPQSLKLLRASDLKPYVVLVAPPSLDKLRQKKLRNGEPFKEEELKDIIATARDMEARWGHLFDMIIINNDTERAYHQLLAEINSLEREPQWVPAQWVHNNRDES; encoded by the exons TTACTAGATGACGTCATTGTTCATCAATCCAGCGATGTCCATGCATACAACACCAATGTAGCgacagccaacagcagcaacaatcgatcccagcagcagcagcagcaattgctGAGTGCCGCctacgagcagcagcagcaacaactcttgcaacagcagcagcagcagctgcaacacaGTCCCACAAGTAGCATATCAATAGGAAGAACAGAACTTTTATTGGGTGATCAGAGTCTGCGGCAGGACTCCAGCAG GAACCGCCGGCGCTCCGGCTCAAGCATAGTTGTCCTGGACGGTGATGATCTGAAGCCATGTCTCCCGGATGATTATATAAGTGGACAGCATCATcatttgcaacaacaacagcagcaccaacagcatccacaccagcagcagcagcaacagcaacagcaacagcagcagcagcactatcGCACGCATTCGAGCGACATAAGAGAGATTGACCAGGAAATGCTGACCATGCTGTCCGTGAATCAAGATAACG GACCACATCGTGAGATGGCCGTCGATTGTCCGGACACGTTCATAGCGCGCAACAAGACGCCACCCAGATATCCGCCACCCCGTCCACCGCAG aaacacaaaacCACCAagaaaaacaccaacaccaccaccaccaagaacaccaccaccaccaccatatCGACATTCCATAATGATGATCATGCTAACAAACTGTTAATTGTTGCATATCATTCTTCACATCGAcatgaacaacaacaacaacaacaaccacaaccacaacaacaacataaacACCATCATCAACACACATCAACAATTGTTGCAACCATCGATGATGATGTTGCCACACAAAATCTGTAcaatcaaaaacaacaaaataaattggaACAAATCGAAAACTATGAAAATTGCCTACAATCGgaacaacaaccaccacaaccacaacaacagacaGCGGGGGCagttgcagcaacaacaacaacaacagccacaaacaCAACCACACAAGTGGCAGAACAGCAGACGCCATGCAACaataaaatgcaacaaaagacaacgagcaacagcagcaacaacaacagcggtAGCGGTAGCGgtaacggcagcagcaacatgacAGATGACTTCCTCTGCGTGGTGGATGGCGGCCTCTATCGCAGCCAGGACTCTGGCTCGCCCACGTCGACAGGCACCTTCGACGAGGTCCTGAGCAAGCATACCCTGGACTCCTTCGGCAGCATTGCCTACCGCCActtgcaccagcagcagccgcagcaacagcagcagcaacagcaagcgACGAGTaacggcaacagcaatagcagcgGATGTGGCAGTGGAACCACTGCCACGCCCAGCAAGGGGCAAACGCCTGTGGACGATCAGaccttggccagcagcaacacgTGCCACACAAGCAACACAAGCAACAGCAATTCGctgaacagcagcaacagctccatgcacaccagcaacagcagcaccagtcaCATTGCAagtgccgcctcctcctcgctgACGGCCCCCACCAGCAttagcaatagcaacagcagcagcggggaCAGCAACGGGAGCAGCTCGACCGTGCCCGATGACCTAAGCCTTGCCCCACCCGGCTATGAGCCAGTGGTGGCACTGCTGCCGCCCCTGCCACCGATGACCAAGCACCGGGAGCTGCCCGTCGATGTGCCTGACAGCTTCATTGAGATCGTGAAGACGCCGCCGCGATATCCGCCGCCGGCACATCTCTCCTCGCGCGGATCGCTGCTCTCCAATGGCAGTGCCTCCACGGCCCAGACCACGCTCTCCtcgctgcctcctgcccctgtTGCCGCTGTGGggcctgccactgccgctgtcgctgccactgcaactgcaactgctgctggcggtggcggtgggaGTGTCAGTGGCATAGGCGGCGATGCGAAGCGGGTGTCTGATGAG CTCAATGGCAATGTCAAGCCCGTGCCACCGCCCCGAGATCATCTACGGGTGGAGAAGGATGGCCGGCTGGTCAACTGTTCGCCCGCCCCCCAACTGCCGGATCGTCGGGCAgcgggcaacggcaacggcagcagtggcagccacagtcAACAACACCACCTGCAGCAGTtgcaccaccaacagcagcagcagcatctgcaccaccagcagcagcagcagcagatcgcCCAGATTGTGGAGCCCACGCTGGAGCAGCTGGACAGCATCAAGAAGTACCAG GAGCAACTGCGCCGCCGacgcgaggaggaggagcgcaTCGCCCAGCAGAATGAGTTCCTCCGGAACAGTCTGCGCGGCTCTCGCAAGCTGAAGGCGCTCCAGGACTCGGCCACGCCCGGCAAGGCCATCGCcatggcccagcagcagcagccggcgcCGACGGGACTGGCAGCCATGCCCTTGCCCGCCGGTGTGGAGAACGAGGCGTATCTGCCGGATGAAGATCAGGCGCAGCCacagctgcagccgcagccagAGCAGATCGATG GCTACGGCGAGCTGATCGCGGCCCTCACCCGCCTCCAGAGCCAGCTGAGCAAGAGCGGCCTCAGCACGCTGGCCGGACGCGTCTCGGCAGCCCACAGCGTTCTGGCCAGCGCCAGTGTGGCCCACGTGCTGGCCGCCCGTACCGCCGTCCTGCAGCGCCGACGCCCCCGCGTCAGCGGCCCCCTGCACCACAACGCCCTCGGCCTGCAGAAGGACATCGTGGAGCTGCTCACCCAGTCGAACACCGCGGCGGCCATCGAGCTGGGCAACCTGCTCACCAGCCACGAGATGGAGGGCCTCCTGCTAGCCCACGACCGCATCGCCAACCACACGGACGGCACGCCCTCGCCCACGCCGACGCCCACACCCGCCGGTGGATTGGGTTCGATGAGCGGAGCCAGCAGTCCGGTGTTAGCGGCGAAGAGAGCGGCGATGGCCGGTGGGGTGGTGGTGCCACCACCGGTGGTCCCCGTCCCGTCAACGCTGGCGCAGCGCGGAGCAATGCCGCTGCCGCGGGGCGAGTCgcccccaccgccgccgctgccaatgccaatgcccatGGCCATGCCGATGAGTGCCTGCTTTGGAACGCTCAACGACCAGAACGACAACATCCGAATAATCCAGATCGAGAAGTCGACGGAGCCGCTGGGCGCCACCGTGCGCAATGAGGGTGAGGCGGTGGTCATTGGGCGGATCGTGCGCGGCGGAGCCGCCGAGAAGTCCGGCCTGCTCCACGAGGGCGACGAGATCCTGGAGGTGAACGGCCAGGAGCTGCGCGGCAAGACTGTGAACGAGGTGTGCGCCCTGCTCGGTGCGATGCAGGGCACGCTGACGTTCCTCATCGTGCCGGCGGGCAGTCCGCCGTCTGGGGGCCTTGGGGGCCTCGGCCTTCCCGGCAGCCTGGCCGGCAGCGGCGGACCCGGCTCGGGGCTGGGGGCACACCGGGACACGGCCGTTCTGCATGTACGGGCGCACTTCGACTACGACCCGGAGGACGATTTGTACATTCCGTGCCGGGAGCTGGGCATCAGCTTCCAGAAGGGCGATGTGCTGCACGTGATCAGCCGCGAGGACCCCAACTGGTGGCAGGCGTACCGCGAGGGCGAGGAGGACCAGACGCTGGCCGGCCTCATTCCTAGTCAGTCGTTTCAGCACCAGCGCGAGACCATGAAGCTGGCCATCGCCGAGGAGGCGGGCCTGGCCCGCTCCCGTGGCAAGGACGGGGCCAGCAGCAAGGGTGCCACCCTGCTCTGTGCGCGCAAGGGCcgcaaaaagaagaagaaggccaGCTCCGAGGCCGG CTATCCCTTGTACGCCACGACGGCGCCGGACGAGACCGATCCGGAGGAGATACTCACCTACGAGGAGGTGGCCCTGTACTATCCGCGGGCCACCCACAAGCGGCCCATCGTCCTGATCGGACCGCCCAACATCGGACGCCACGAGCTGCGCCAGCGCCTAATGGCGGACTCTGAGCGCTTCTCCGCCGCAGTGCCAC ACACATCACGTGCCCGGAGGGAGGGCGAGGTGCCCGGTGTCGACTATCACTTCATCACGCGCCAGGCCTTCGAAGCGGACATTCTGGCCCGTCGCTTCGTGGAGCACGGGGAGTACGAGAAGGCCTACTACG GCACATCACTGGAGGCCATACGAACGGTGGTGGCCAGCGGCAAGATCTGCGTCCTCAATCTGCATCCGCAGAGCCTGAAGCTGCTGCGAGCCTCCGACCTCAAGCCCTATGTGGTACTGGTGGCGCCCCCCAGCCTCGACAAGCTGCGGCAGAAGAAGCTGCGCAATGGGGAACCATTCAAG GAGGAAGAGCTCAAAGACATCATTGCCACGGCCAGGGACATGGAGGCCCGATGGGGGCATCTCTTCGAcatgatcatcatcaacaaTGACACGGAGCGCGCCTAccaccagctgctggccgAGATCAATTCGCTGGAGCGCGAGCCGCAGTGGGTGCCCGCCCAGTGGGTGCACAACAATCGGGACGAGTCATAG
- the sdt gene encoding MAGUK p55 subfamily member 7 isoform X8: MVVSTLSITLENNDSHVVDVPHGAATREGVGLPVPENTPQKFAVLCGSNNHPMNNNSNNNNYNHFTNNTNKSQQQQQEKENVKLNNNSSQYFDMNGNGMDMETETEMDMGVGVDVIQGSPSPSIASTSMATPQRSASALRRGIQIQRSSTRLRQQQEQLRRRREEEERIAQQNEFLRNSLRGSRKLKALQDSATPGKAIAMAQQQQPAPTGLAAMPLPAGVENEAYLPDEDQAQPQLQPQPEQIDGYGELIAALTRLQSQLSKSGLSTLAGRVSAAHSVLASASVAHVLAARTAVLQRRRPRVSGPLHHNALGLQKDIVELLTQSNTAAAIELGNLLTSHEMEGLLLAHDRIANHTDGTPSPTPTPTPAGGLGSMSGASSPVLAAKRAAMAGGVVVPPPVVPVPSTLAQRGAMPLPRGESPPPPPLPMPMPMAMPMSACFGTLNDQNDNIRIIQIEKSTEPLGATVRNEGEAVVIGRIVRGGAAEKSGLLHEGDEILEVNGQELRGKTVNEVCALLGAMQGTLTFLIVPAGSPPSGGLGGLGLPGSLAGSGGPGSGLGAHRDTAVLHVRAHFDYDPEDDLYIPCRELGISFQKGDVLHVISREDPNWWQAYREGEEDQTLAGLIPSQSFQHQRETMKLAIAEEAGLARSRGKDGASSKGATLLCARKGRKKKKKASSEAGYPLYATTAPDETDPEEILTYEEVALYYPRATHKRPIVLIGPPNIGRHELRQRLMADSERFSAAVPHTSRARREGEVPGVDYHFITRQAFEADILARRFVEHGEYEKAYYGTSLEAIRTVVASGKICVLNLHPQSLKLLRASDLKPYVVLVAPPSLDKLRQKKLRNGEPFKEEELKDIIATARDMEARWGHLFDMIIINNDTERAYHQLLAEINSLEREPQWVPAQWVHNNRDES; encoded by the exons ATGGTGGTCTCAACGCTGAGCATTACGTTGGAGAACAACGACAGCCACGTGGTGGATGTGCCACACGGGGCTGCCACACGCGAAGGTGTTGGATTGCCTGTACCAGAGAACACGCCCCAGAAGTTTGCTGTTCTGtgcggcagcaacaatcaTCCTATGAACAATAAttccaacaacaataattacaatCATTTCACCAACAACACGAACAAatctcaacaacaacagcaagaaaaggaaaatgttaagctcaacaacaacagcagccaatATTTCGATATGAACGGCAATGGTATGGAtatggaaacggaaacggagaTGGAtatgggagtgggagtggatgTCATTCAAGGATCGCCTTCACCATCGATCGCTTCCACATCGATGGCCACGCCCCAGCGTAGCGCCTCCGCCCTGCGTCGCGGCATTCAAATCCAACGATCCTCGACACGTTTGCGGCAACAACAG GAGCAACTGCGCCGCCGacgcgaggaggaggagcgcaTCGCCCAGCAGAATGAGTTCCTCCGGAACAGTCTGCGCGGCTCTCGCAAGCTGAAGGCGCTCCAGGACTCGGCCACGCCCGGCAAGGCCATCGCcatggcccagcagcagcagccggcgcCGACGGGACTGGCAGCCATGCCCTTGCCCGCCGGTGTGGAGAACGAGGCGTATCTGCCGGATGAAGATCAGGCGCAGCCacagctgcagccgcagccagAGCAGATCGATG GCTACGGCGAGCTGATCGCGGCCCTCACCCGCCTCCAGAGCCAGCTGAGCAAGAGCGGCCTCAGCACGCTGGCCGGACGCGTCTCGGCAGCCCACAGCGTTCTGGCCAGCGCCAGTGTGGCCCACGTGCTGGCCGCCCGTACCGCCGTCCTGCAGCGCCGACGCCCCCGCGTCAGCGGCCCCCTGCACCACAACGCCCTCGGCCTGCAGAAGGACATCGTGGAGCTGCTCACCCAGTCGAACACCGCGGCGGCCATCGAGCTGGGCAACCTGCTCACCAGCCACGAGATGGAGGGCCTCCTGCTAGCCCACGACCGCATCGCCAACCACACGGACGGCACGCCCTCGCCCACGCCGACGCCCACACCCGCCGGTGGATTGGGTTCGATGAGCGGAGCCAGCAGTCCGGTGTTAGCGGCGAAGAGAGCGGCGATGGCCGGTGGGGTGGTGGTGCCACCACCGGTGGTCCCCGTCCCGTCAACGCTGGCGCAGCGCGGAGCAATGCCGCTGCCGCGGGGCGAGTCgcccccaccgccgccgctgccaatgccaatgcccatGGCCATGCCGATGAGTGCCTGCTTTGGAACGCTCAACGACCAGAACGACAACATCCGAATAATCCAGATCGAGAAGTCGACGGAGCCGCTGGGCGCCACCGTGCGCAATGAGGGTGAGGCGGTGGTCATTGGGCGGATCGTGCGCGGCGGAGCCGCCGAGAAGTCCGGCCTGCTCCACGAGGGCGACGAGATCCTGGAGGTGAACGGCCAGGAGCTGCGCGGCAAGACTGTGAACGAGGTGTGCGCCCTGCTCGGTGCGATGCAGGGCACGCTGACGTTCCTCATCGTGCCGGCGGGCAGTCCGCCGTCTGGGGGCCTTGGGGGCCTCGGCCTTCCCGGCAGCCTGGCCGGCAGCGGCGGACCCGGCTCGGGGCTGGGGGCACACCGGGACACGGCCGTTCTGCATGTACGGGCGCACTTCGACTACGACCCGGAGGACGATTTGTACATTCCGTGCCGGGAGCTGGGCATCAGCTTCCAGAAGGGCGATGTGCTGCACGTGATCAGCCGCGAGGACCCCAACTGGTGGCAGGCGTACCGCGAGGGCGAGGAGGACCAGACGCTGGCCGGCCTCATTCCTAGTCAGTCGTTTCAGCACCAGCGCGAGACCATGAAGCTGGCCATCGCCGAGGAGGCGGGCCTGGCCCGCTCCCGTGGCAAGGACGGGGCCAGCAGCAAGGGTGCCACCCTGCTCTGTGCGCGCAAGGGCcgcaaaaagaagaagaaggccaGCTCCGAGGCCGG CTATCCCTTGTACGCCACGACGGCGCCGGACGAGACCGATCCGGAGGAGATACTCACCTACGAGGAGGTGGCCCTGTACTATCCGCGGGCCACCCACAAGCGGCCCATCGTCCTGATCGGACCGCCCAACATCGGACGCCACGAGCTGCGCCAGCGCCTAATGGCGGACTCTGAGCGCTTCTCCGCCGCAGTGCCAC ACACATCACGTGCCCGGAGGGAGGGCGAGGTGCCCGGTGTCGACTATCACTTCATCACGCGCCAGGCCTTCGAAGCGGACATTCTGGCCCGTCGCTTCGTGGAGCACGGGGAGTACGAGAAGGCCTACTACG GCACATCACTGGAGGCCATACGAACGGTGGTGGCCAGCGGCAAGATCTGCGTCCTCAATCTGCATCCGCAGAGCCTGAAGCTGCTGCGAGCCTCCGACCTCAAGCCCTATGTGGTACTGGTGGCGCCCCCCAGCCTCGACAAGCTGCGGCAGAAGAAGCTGCGCAATGGGGAACCATTCAAG GAGGAAGAGCTCAAAGACATCATTGCCACGGCCAGGGACATGGAGGCCCGATGGGGGCATCTCTTCGAcatgatcatcatcaacaaTGACACGGAGCGCGCCTAccaccagctgctggccgAGATCAATTCGCTGGAGCGCGAGCCGCAGTGGGTGCCCGCCCAGTGGGTGCACAACAATCGGGACGAGTCATAG